Part of the Sulfuricurvum kujiense DSM 16994 genome, CGATCTGTTAAGTGTCAATCCAAAAGCGGAATGTACTACCTGCGAAAGCTGTGTGACCGTATGTCCTACCCACATTGATATCCGCAAAGGGCTGCAGCTGGAGTGTATCAACTGTCTAGAATGTGTCGATGCGTGTACCGAAGTCATGGGTAAACTCGGCAAACCAAGCCTAGTCGAATGGTCAAGTGAAAAAGAGACCCTGTTTATGAAAGGAAAAACCCAGTATTTCCGTCCAAAAATTTTAGGGTACATCACCGTATTGGTCGTCGTCAGTATTATTTTGGCAATGATGGGAAGCAAAAAAGAGTATATGCTTCTTAATATCAACAAAGAGAACCGTTTGTACTCCATCCATAACGATGACGGAAAAGTCAAAGTTGAGAATGCATATACGTTCTTACTGCAAAACACATTGAATGAAGACCACGATTACTATTTTGACGTTGTCGCCCCTGCTGGGATGGAAGGCAAAATCAAGATCGAAGAACCGGAAGAAGCCTTTACGGTTAAACCGGGCGTCGTTAAGAAAAAAGTCGTTGTCCTTTACACAGACGAGATCCTCGTGAATGACGAACGTAAAGATACAGTGATTCCTATCACCATTAACGCTTACGCGGTTGATGCAAAAGATAAAGTGGCGGTTACACGTCAATCGACCTTTACTTTCCCACGTGCCGATTTATTAAAAGAAGAAGAGGATTAATCCTCTTCTGGCCATCGTTTCCTCTTTTCCTTTCTAATCAGCCATTTATAGTACAATACCCTCCATGAAAACAGTAGCAATTATCGGCGGCGGTGCGAGCGGACTGATGGCGGGGCTTTTTGCGGCACGCGCCGGTGCAAACGTCACACTCTATGAGCAAAATAACGGTGTCGGTAAAAAGATTTTAGCCTCCGGCAACGGACGGTGCAATATCATCAACACGACATCTTCAGCTGACGATTTTGCAGGGACTGACCCTCATTTTGTCACCTATGCACTCAAACAGCTCAATTTTACTTATTTTGAAAAACTTTGCCTGTCAATGGGGTTGGTTCTTGATATTAAAGAAGACGGACGATGCTATCCTCTCTCCAATGAGGCAAAATCAGTATTGATCGCACTCAAAAGTGCGGCAAGTGATGCGGGCGTCCATATCCGTACCGACAATTCGGTGAGTGACATATCGAAAAAAGATGCCCAATTTATCGTTGAAACACCTACAGATAAAAAATATTTTGATGCGGTACTGATTGCTACAGGCTCCGAAGCGGCACCCCAGCTGGGTGCGTCGGCTGATGGCTATCGATTTGCCGAAAAGTTTGGGCACGAAATTGTCCCGACTTACCCCTCATTGGTGCAGCTTCATTTAAATTCAAAACATCACCATAAAATGGCAGGGGTCAAAACAACGGCCGAAGTAACCCTCATCATCGACGGTAAATCCAAAGAAAAAATCCAAGGGGACATCCTCTTCGCTGCGTACGGTATTTCTGGACTTGCTATCCTCGATATCAGCCAGAAAGCTTCCTATGCCCTCCTCAACAAACAACGTGTCAGTATTTCCCTCAATCTCCTCCCCCGTTATGATCGTCAAAGTCTCATAAATATCGTCGAGAAGCTGTTTGCATCCGTACCTAAGCATGATGTCCATACGGCACTCTGCGGCCTTATGCCTGCCAAAATTGCGACCTATCTTCTCGATGATGCGGGTATAGCACTCTCCGCACCCGTATCTGCGCTCAATCCAAAAGAGATTAAAAAACTCTCCCACCTGATCGGCGAATGGAAATTTGAGGTGAACGGTACTCACGGGTTCAAACATGCCGAAGTGAGCGGCGGCGGCGTATCAACAGCCCAAATCAATAATAAAACAATGGAATCAAAACTGGTAGAGGGTCTCTATTTTGCGGGAGAAGTACTCGATATCGTAGGGAAGCGCGGAGGCTATAATTTTAACTTTGCGTGGGCTAGCGGAATGATTGCGGGAAAAGAGATGGCAAAATAATTTCAACTATTATTTTATTAAGTCCCCGTAATCCAATACAAAGAGCCGTTCCGAAGGCAGTAGTGCCGAGAGGAACGAGCGTTCTTGGATTGCGGTATGATCTTTTGGTACTTTTCTGACTAAACAGAAAAGTACACGAGAGTGATTATTTTTTCCCGTAACGTTTACGGTCAGTCGGATCCAACCAGCGTTTGCGGATACGGATGTTAAGAGGTGTAACTTCGAGAAGCTCATCATCTTCGATCCACTCCAACGCACGCTCAAGGTTCATATCACGCGGCGGAACAAGCTTGATCGCTTCATCCGCACCGGATGAACGGACGTTTGATTGCGCTTTCCCTTTGATAGGGTTAACGTCAAGGTCGTTTGAACGGCTGTGCTCACCGATAATCATCCCTTTGTATACTTTGGTTTGAGGCGCTGTGAAAAGGACACCGCGGTCTTGCAAGTTGAACAATGAGTACGCAAGGGCAACACCGTCTTCCGTCGAGATCAACGCACCGTATTGGCGGCTCTCAACATTCCCGGTATACGGACGGAATTCCAAGAATGAGTGGTTCATAACCCCTTCACCTTTGGTATCGGTCAAGAATTGCCCACGGAAACCGATAAGACCGCGTGCCGGAATTTCGAACTCAACGCGGGTAAAGCCCTCACCCATCGGTACCATCGCTTTCATTTCCGCTTTACGGCGGCCAAGACGCTCGATGATCGTACCTGCGAAATCTGCCGGAAGGTCAACAACAAGGTGCTCGAACGGTTCACATTTGACCCCTTCGATCTCTTTAACGATAACTTCAGGACGTCCGATACCGAACTCAAACCCTTCACGACGCATGTTTTCAGCTAAGATAGTGATTTGAAGCTCACCACGACCGGAAACGATAAATTTACCTTCTCCGACCGTCTCGTAACGCATTGCAACGTTGGTGTTCATCTCTGCATCAAGACGCTCACGGATTTTATTTGCCGTAACGTGTTTACCTTCTTGTCCTGCAAGCGGAGAGTCATTTACCGAGAATACAACGGTCAATGTAGGCTCTTCGATGTGCATAGGATCAAGAGGCATAGGGTTTTGCGGATCACAGATAGTATCTCCGACGTCTACGGTTTCGATACCGGCAACGGCAACGATATCGCCCGCTTCCGCTTCCTGGATCTCCATACGGTTAAGTCCCAAGAATCCGATCAATTTAGAAATTTTCCCTTTGACCATCTCTCCGTCGGCTTTTGCAAGGAGGATATTGTCCCCTTTTGCAATCTTACCGTTGAAGATACGGGCAATACCGATTTTACCGACGTAGTTATCGTAGTCAAGTGTGAAAACTTGCAACTGTGTCGGATTGGCAGCATCACCGGTCGGTTCAGGCACTTTTTCCAAAATGGTGTTAAACATACATGTAAAATCACCGTCAGGATCAGCCATGTCCATTTTTGCGATACCGTCACGCGCTGCAGCGTAAATGATCGGGAAATCGAGTTGATCTTCCGTCGCGTCCATTGCAACGAAAAGGTCGAATACTTCATCGACTACTCGCTCAGGGTCAGCAGATGGTTTATCGATTTTGTTAATAACGACGATCGGTTTGATTCCAAGTCCGAGCATTTTTTTAACAACGAATTTGGTTTGAGGCATAACACCCTCATAAGCATCAACGAGGATCAATGCACCGTCAACCATTTTCAAAACACGCTCAACCTCACCGCCGAAGTCGGCATGGCCCGGAGTATCGATAATGTTAATTTTGTGATCGCCGTAGCGGATCGCAGTATTTTTAGAAAGAATCGTGATCCCGCGCTCTTTTTCAAGGGCATTAGAGTCCATCGCTCTTTCGTTTACTTGTTCGTGTGTTCCGAACGTTCCGGATTGTTTGAGCAATCCGTCAACTAGGGTCGTTTTACCATGGTCAACGTGGGCGATGACGGCAATGTTACGAATTTTTTGCACTGAATATCCTTGTAGGTAGGCAATAATTTTCGCGAATTATATCTTATATAAGGTTAAGGATATGTTAAGGCAAAATCATATTATTACTGTTC contains:
- a CDS encoding NAD(P)/FAD-dependent oxidoreductase: MKTVAIIGGGASGLMAGLFAARAGANVTLYEQNNGVGKKILASGNGRCNIINTTSSADDFAGTDPHFVTYALKQLNFTYFEKLCLSMGLVLDIKEDGRCYPLSNEAKSVLIALKSAASDAGVHIRTDNSVSDISKKDAQFIVETPTDKKYFDAVLIATGSEAAPQLGASADGYRFAEKFGHEIVPTYPSLVQLHLNSKHHHKMAGVKTTAEVTLIIDGKSKEKIQGDILFAAYGISGLAILDISQKASYALLNKQRVSISLNLLPRYDRQSLINIVEKLFASVPKHDVHTALCGLMPAKIATYLLDDAGIALSAPVSALNPKEIKKLSHLIGEWKFEVNGTHGFKHAEVSGGGVSTAQINNKTMESKLVEGLYFAGEVLDIVGKRGGYNFNFAWASGMIAGKEMAK
- the typA gene encoding translational GTPase TypA; translation: MQKIRNIAVIAHVDHGKTTLVDGLLKQSGTFGTHEQVNERAMDSNALEKERGITILSKNTAIRYGDHKINIIDTPGHADFGGEVERVLKMVDGALILVDAYEGVMPQTKFVVKKMLGLGIKPIVVINKIDKPSADPERVVDEVFDLFVAMDATEDQLDFPIIYAAARDGIAKMDMADPDGDFTCMFNTILEKVPEPTGDAANPTQLQVFTLDYDNYVGKIGIARIFNGKIAKGDNILLAKADGEMVKGKISKLIGFLGLNRMEIQEAEAGDIVAVAGIETVDVGDTICDPQNPMPLDPMHIEEPTLTVVFSVNDSPLAGQEGKHVTANKIRERLDAEMNTNVAMRYETVGEGKFIVSGRGELQITILAENMRREGFEFGIGRPEVIVKEIEGVKCEPFEHLVVDLPADFAGTIIERLGRRKAEMKAMVPMGEGFTRVEFEIPARGLIGFRGQFLTDTKGEGVMNHSFLEFRPYTGNVESRQYGALISTEDGVALAYSLFNLQDRGVLFTAPQTKVYKGMIIGEHSRSNDLDVNPIKGKAQSNVRSSGADEAIKLVPPRDMNLERALEWIEDDELLEVTPLNIRIRKRWLDPTDRKRYGKK